The following are encoded in a window of Rosa chinensis cultivar Old Blush chromosome 4, RchiOBHm-V2, whole genome shotgun sequence genomic DNA:
- the LOC112197675 gene encoding RAN GTPase-activating protein 2 produces MFKIFGGNIPIRLDSIAVWRTVGDALKWRPLNLNRPKRSTPLLRFHTLIFPSPSFPPPLHSLPSSASLFSVTAASENKGLVAMDTTSLNAKRRPFSLKLWPPSQNTRQVLVERMINNLSTKSIFTEKYGTLSKEEAEENAKQIEDVAFVAADQKYEKEPDGDGGSAVQLYARECSKLLLEVLKKGSSSKESKVASDTTPKETLFDISKGTRAFIEAEEAEELLRPLREPGNAYTKICFSNRSFGLGAARVAEPILVSLKNQLKEVDLSDFIAGRPEAEALEVISIFAAALEGSALRFLDLSNNALGEKGVRAFGALLKSQSCLEELYLMNDGISEEAAQAVHELIPSTEKLRILHFHNNMTGNEGAFAISEVVKHSPLLEDFRCSSTRVESEGGVALCEALGTCTHLKKLDLRDNMFGVEGGIALSRALSKHENLKEIYLSYLNLEDEGAVALANVLKESAPSLEVFDIAGNDITAKAASALAACIAAKTLLTKLNLGENELKDEGTIQISQVLDGLSQLREVDLNTNKIRRAGARVLAQAVVRNPDFKLLNINGNFISDEGIHEVMGLFKKSPHLLGPLDENDPEGEDDDAEDDEESGDDEVNDDGLGSKLKNLEVNQE; encoded by the exons atgttcAAAATATTTGGGGGAAATATTCCCATACGCTTGGATAGTATAGCCGTATGGCGTACGGTTGGGGATGCCCTAAAGTGGCGGCCTTTAAATCTCAACAGACCTAAACGCAGCACTCCCCTTCTTCGCTTTCACACTTTGATTTTTCCCTCCCCCTCTTTTCCCCCCCCTCTACATTCTCTTCCTTCCTCTGCTTCATTATTCTCTGTAACAGCTGCGAGCGAAAACAAAG GTCTTGTTGCAATGGACACCACATCTCTGAATGCGAAACGCCGGCCATTTTCACTTAAACTATGGCCTCCTAGCCAAAATACTAGGCAAGTGCTTGTGGAGCGGATGATAAACAATCTTAGCACTAAATCCATTTTCACTGAAAAGTATGGCACTCTGAGTAAGGAGGAGGCTGAGGAAAATGCAAAACAAATTGAGGATGTGGCTTTTGTTGCTGCAGACCAGAAGTATGAAAAGGAACCAGATGGCGATGGAGGTTCTGCTGTGCAGTTGTATGCTCGGGAATGTAGTAAGCTGCTGTTGGaagttctgaaaaagggatcaAGTAGCAAGGAGAGTAAAGTGGCATCTGACACTACACCTAAAGAAACTTTGTTTGATATATCTAAAGGCACACGGGCATTTATTGAAGCTGAGGAAGCAGAGGAACTTTTAAGGCCATTGAGGGAGCCGGGGAATGCCTACACTAAAATATGCTTCAGCAATAGAAGCTTTGGTTTAGGAGCCGCCCGTGTTGCTGAGCCCATTCTGGTTTCCCTCAAGAATCAGTTGAAAGAAGTTGACTTATCAGATTTTATAGCAGGTAGACCTGAGGCAGAAGCTCTTGAAGTCATCAGTATATTTGCAGCTGCCTTGGAAGGTAGTGCATTGAGATTTTTGGATCTCTCAAACAATGCCTTGGGCGAGAAGGGTGTTAGGGCATTTGGAGCACTCCTGAAATCACAAAGTTGCTTGGAGGAACTCTATTTGATGAATGATGGCATTTCAGAAGAAGCTGCTCAAGCAGTTCACGAGTTGATTCCTTCTACAGAGAAGCTTAGAATCCTTCATTTTCATAACAACATGACAGGAAATGAGGGGGCATTTGCTATTTCTGAGGTTGTGAAGCATTCTCCCCTTCTGGAGGATTTCCGTTGTTCCTCTACCAGGGTAGAATCTGAGGGAGGAGTTGCGTTATGTGAGGCACTGGGGACTTGTACCCATTTAAAGAAGCTGGACTTGCGGGACAACATGTTTGGCGTAGAAGGTGGAATTGCATTGAGTAGAGCTCTTTCCAAGCATGAAAATTTGAAAGAGATTTACCTCAGTTACCTGAACCTTGAAGATGAGGGTGCAGTTGCACTGGCCAATGTTCTCAAGGAATCAGCTCCTTCACTTGAAGTCTTTGACATTGCTGGCAATGACATAACAGCTAAAGCTGCTTCTGCTCTAGCAGCTTGTATAGCAGCAAAGACACTTCTCACCAAGCTGAATTTGGGTGAGAATGAACTCAAGGATGAAGGCACTATTCAGATCAGCCAGGTGTTAGATGGTCTTTCCCAGTTAAGGGAAGTTGACTTGAACACCAACAAAATAAGAAGAGCTGGAGCCCGAGTGTTGGCGCAGGCTGTGGTTCGGAATCCTGATTTTAAGTTGCTGAACATCAATGGAAATTTCATATCTGATGAAGGCATACACGAGGTAATGGGTTTATTCAAGAAATCTCCTCACCTGCTTGGCCCTTTGGATGAGAATGACCCTGAAGGAGAGGATGATGATGCTGAAGACGATGAAGAATCTGGAGATGATGAAGTTAATGATGACGGGTTAGGATCAAAGCTGAAGAATCTCGAAGTTAACCAAGAGTAA
- the LOC112200983 gene encoding 40S ribosomal protein S16 yields MAAPPIKSVQCFGRKKTAVAVTYCKEGRGLIKINGCPIELVEPEILRFKAYEPILLLGRHRFAGVDMRIRVKGGGHTSQIYAIRQSIAKALVAYYQKFVDEQSKKEIKDILVRYDRTLLVADPRRCEPKKFGGRGARARFQKSYR; encoded by the coding sequence ATGGCGGCTCCCCCGATCAAATCGGTCCAGTGCTTCGGGCGCAAGAAGACGGCGGTGGCGGTCACCTACTGCAAGGAAGGCCGCGGCTTGATCAAGATCAACGGCTGCCCAATCGAGCTCGTGGAGCCGGAGATCCTCCGCTTCAAGGCCTACGAGCCCATCCTTCTGCTCGGACGACACCGTTTCGCCGGCGTCGACATGAGGATCCGCGTCAAGGGAGGAGGCCACACTTCTCAGATCTACGCCATCCGTCAGAGCATCGCCAAGGCCTTGGTCGCTTATTACCAGAAGTTTGTGGATGAGCAGAGCAAGAAGGAAATCAAGGACATTCTCGTCAGGTACGACCGTACTCTCCTCGTCGCCGATCCAAGGCGCTGCGAGCCCAAGAAGTTTGGTGGTCGTGGTGCCAGAGCTAGGTTCCAGAAGTCTTACCGTTGA
- the LOC112197599 gene encoding putative disease resistance protein RGA4 yields the protein MFVLSLLESAAGEVVSKVISLATDQLRLDIVWGFREEINKLKESSTLIGNIIHDAAHEPEDRKLRARADWMKRLISVAYNADDILDEIEYEVQRIVIKETSLDKKILGFFCNNPVLFRLKMARKINNINTSLDDLYKHAASVGLGMTRRSNGGAAASKDKRETTSFVDKNEFTLKDATIVGRDQVVSDIIATLTNSNNQENILSVMAIVGLGGLGKTTLARSVTKQLKEGEMKRYFDATLWVYVSNTFDVNSILHRMLESYDDMTGANLSSLEALIGSLQQKLKERRYFLVLDDVWNEDANNWDDLKRCLLQLNSAKGSSVIVTTRSAKVASIMETLPRCDLETLSDDECWSIIKDRAFADPNAPIPSDLEGIGRDIAKKCAGLPLAAKVLGSLMRSKNGSNEWLSILQSKIWQVSSDKEDSRIMSVLGLSFDNLESPLKQCFAYCSMLERGSSIERDNLIQLWMAQGFLHPSHGHQTEQEIEMEDIGNKYFETLLENSLFQDATEDEDDYGVIITRCKMHDLVHDLANEVSKCESWTSDFNHEMEDHEIRHVARVPTAILEKMPKSSISRLRSFFSNIGEVSNTIFPKFRALRVLSFCETENQELPYSLSKLKHLRYLDLSDAKIKALPESIGKLYNLQTLRLPWNLKKCPKVIQNLINLRHFYFGEEMKFEAGILGRLTNLRRLPFFNVGEERGPAIKELGGLNQLRGHLIIIGLEHVRDGEEAKKAGLVHKSHLSRLTFAWTDNEVPNENQTEVLDALEPHGNLQNLNIYHFMGARFPSWISAEGGEVVKVFPCLEQLMIDGCPSLESIRITQGMPSLRKLNIESCDKLSSLGSGLNYCTSLQELEIKDCYNLTSIPITQGITSLRELKIDSCWSLLSLPSGLQFCTSLEDLYITDCSSLLSLSVSILEEEEISQGVDAYLSVPEEHCRTIESILGRSLKLKYVRTVGFHHLTRLKTLRIGAFWEELDTFPHFQLPPNSQLEILSLFGWPKLKSLPQQIQHLTCLKQLWISDFKGLEALPEWLGNLTSLESLRIWFCENLKYLPTQNAMKSLTKLKYLYISGCPLLKERCTKETGPEWPKISHIPDLHFGNW from the exons ATGTTTGTACTCTCTCTCCTTGAATCCGCTGCCGGCGAAGTAGTGAGTAAGGTGATTTCACTCGCTACTGATCAATTGAGACTCGATATCGTCTGGGGGTTCCGCGAAGAGATAAATAAGCTCAAAGAATCCTCAACTCTGATTGGAAATATAATCCATGATGCTGCTCATGAACCTGAAGATCGGAAACTGCGGGCAAGGGCCGATTGGATGAAGAGGCTTATAAGCGTAGCTTATAATGCAGACGATATTCTGGATGAAATAGAATATGAAGTTCAGCGTATCGTTATAAAGGAGACCAGCCTGGATAAGAAGATACTCGGCTTCTTTTGCAACAATCCTGTTTTATTTCGTCTCAAGATGGCACGCAAGATTAACAACATCAACACATCCTTGGATGATCTCTACAAGCATGCAGCCAGTGTGGGACTCGGCATGACAAGGAGATCAAATGGAGGTGCAGCAGCAAGTAAAGATAAGCGGGAAACAACCTCATTCGTTGACAAGAATGAATTCACCTTGAAAGATGCAACCATTGTTGGAAGGGATCAGGTTGTGTCAGATATAATTGCAACCTTGACCAACTCCAACAATCAAGAAAATATTCTTTCGGTGATGGCCATTGTGGGATTGGGAGGCCTAGGTAAAACTACTTTGGCTCGCTCAGTTACCAAGCAACTGAAAGAAGGTGAAATGAAAAGGTACTTTGATGCAACATTATGGGTGTATGTATCTAATACTTTTGATGTCAATTCAATTTTACATCGAATGCTGGAATCATATGACGACATGACTGGAGCAAATCTTTCAAGTCTGGAAGCATTGATTGGAAGCCTCCAGCAGAAGTTGAAAGAGAGAAGGTATTTTCTTGTACTTGATGACGTTTGGAATGAGGATGCTAATAATTGGGATGATTTGAAGCGTTGTCTATTGCAACTAAATTCTGCTAAAGGAAGCTCTGTGATTGTCACCACCCGTAGTGCCAAGGTTGCATCAATCATGGAAACACTTCCTAGGTGCGATCTAGAGACTCTATCGGATGATGAATGTTGGTCCATAATAAAGGATAGAGCATTTGCAGATCCTAATGCTCCGATTCCTTCAGATCTAGAGGGAATCGGAAGGGACATTGCCAAAAAGTGTGCTGGTCTTCCATTGGCGGCAAAG GTTTTGGGAAGCTTGATGCGTTCTAAGAACGGTAGCAATGAATGGTTGTCAATTCTGCAAAGTAAAATATGGCAGGTATCATCAGACAAAGAGGATAGCAGGATCATGTCGGTTCTGGGGTTGAGTTTTGACAATTTGGAATCACCATTGAAACAATGTTTTGCATATTGCTCCATGCTCGAGAGAGGTTCCTCAATTGAAAGAGATAACTTGATCCAACTATGGATGGCTCAAGGTTTTCTCCATCCTTCTCATGGTCACCAAACCGAGCAAGAGATTGAAATGGAGGATATAGGCAATAAGTATTTTGAGACTCTACTAGAGAACTCCTTGTTTCAAGATGCTACAGAGGATGAAGATGACTATGGTGTTATCATCACCCGATGCAAGATGCATGATCTTGTGCATGATCTTGCAAACGAAGTATCCAAGTGTGAGAGCTGGACATCAGACTTCAATCATGAGATGGAAGATCATGAGATTCGACATGTTGCACGGGTTCCTACTGCAATACTAGAAAAGATGCCAAAATCAAGTATATCAAGACTGCGCTCATTCTTTTCAAATATCGGGGAGGTCTCTAATACCATTTTTCCAAAATTTAGAGCTTTACGTGTCTTAAGTTTTTGTGAGACTGAGAATCAGGAGTTGCCATATTCACTTAGCAAGCTGAAGCACTTGAGATATCTAGATCTTTCTGATGCAAAAATCAAAGCACTCCCAGAGTCTATTGGCAAGCTCTATAACCTCCAAACATTGAGATTACCTTGGAATCTTAAAAAGTGTCCGAAGGTGATTCAAAATTTGATCAACTTGAGGCATTTTTACTTTGGTGAGGAAATGAAATTTGAGGCTGGGATTTTGGGGCGATTAACTAATCTCCGAAGATTGCCCTTCTTTAATGTGGGTGAGGAGAGAGGTCCTGCAATTAAGGAGTTGGGTGGGTTGAACCAATTGAGAGGCCACTTGATTATTATTGGGCTAGAACATGTAAGGGATGGAGAAGAAGCAAAGAAGGCTGGCTTGGTGCACAAGAGTCACTTAAGTCGGTTAACATTTGCATGGACAGACAATGAGGTACCTAATGAAAACCAGACGGAGGTACTAGATGCCTTGGAACCTCATGGTAACTTGCAAAACTTGAACATTTACCATTTCATGGGTGCTAGATTTCCGTCATGGATATCAGCTGAAGGAGGAGAGGTCGTGAAGGTATTTCCTTGCCTCGAACAGTTGATGATAGATGGTTGTCCCAGCCTAGAGTCGATTCGGATCACACAGGGCATGCCGTCTCTCCGGAAATTGAATATTGAAAGTTGTGACAAATTGTCAAGCCTAGGAAGTGGGCTCAACTACTGCACCTCTCTTCAGGAATTGGAGATAAAGGATTGTTACAATCTAACATCAATTCCAATCACACAGGGCATCACATCTCTCCGAGAATTGAAGATTGATAGTTGTTGGAGTTTATTAAGCCTACCGAGTGGGCTCCAATTCTGCACCTCTCTTGAGGATCTGTATATAACTGATTGTTCTAGTCTACTATCCTTGTCAGTATCTATCCTTGAGGAGGAGGAAATTTCTCAAGGTGTTGATGCGTATTTGTCTGTACCGGAGGAGCATTGCCGTACTATAGAATCTATTCTTGGTCGGTcgttgaaattaaaatatgtgcGCACAGTAGGATTTCACCACCTCACTCGTTTGAAGACGCTCCGAATTGGTGCGTTCTGGGAGGAGCTGGACACCTTCCCTCATTTTCAGCTTCCTCCTAATTCACAACTTGAAATCTTAAGCTTGTTTGGGTGGCCTAAGCTCAAGTCTCTGCCCCAACAAATTCAGCACTTGACTTGTTTAAAACAACTCTGGATAAGTGATTTTAAGGGACTAGAGGCTCTTCCTGAGTGGTTGGGAAATCTTACATCTCTTGAGTCTCTGAGAATCTGGTTCTGTGAGAATCTCAAGTATCTGCCTACACAAAATGCTATGAAAAGCCTCACCAAATTGAAGTACCTCTACATTTCCGGATGTCCCCTGCTCAAAGAAAGATGCACCAAGGAGACTGGCCCAGAATGGCCCAAGATTTCTCACATCCCAGATCTTCACT TTGGCAATTGGTGA